A genomic segment from Danio aesculapii chromosome 17, fDanAes4.1, whole genome shotgun sequence encodes:
- the zgc:194887 gene encoding fibrinogen-like protein 1-like protein — MDFSLRLRMLVLWCCVLLLLCGQTEASPVENLHLLHPDEHKLILNLGQKEIPRDCHDLWQRSGGEARDGLYVIRPGGSSIAVFCAMADGGWTVVQHITVNSSVDFDRSWDDYKRGFGSLTGNHWLGNEHLHQLTSGAERFKLGIKLVDGDAVTKTGEYDPVLVEDERAQYRLRLGLFTGTAADALTSDTENYLHDNQRFTTRDRDNDNYYQNCARLEFQGVAGGGWWYDACAGANLNRRNVIYWQKDCNKERMCKYAWMMVKPSEQLKVIRSGDCGRDEL, encoded by the exons ATGGATTTCTCTCTCCGTCTAAGGATGCTGGTGTTGTGGTGTTGTGTTCTTCTGCTTTTGTGTGGTCAGACTGAAGCGTCTCCTGTTGAAAACCTCCATCTGCTCCATCCGGACGAACACAAACTCATCCTGAACCTCGGACAGAAAG agaTCCCGCGGGACTGTCATGATCTGTGGCAGCGCTCGGGTGGTGAGGCACGGGACGGGCTGTATGTGATCCGGCCCGGAGGCTCCAGTATCGCGGTGTTCTGCGCCATGGCGGACGGTGGCTGGACCGTGGTGCAACACATCACGGTCAACAGCAGCGTGGACTTCGACCGCTCCTGGGACGACTATAAACGCGGCTTCGGCTCGCTCACCGGGAACCACTGGCTGGGCAATGAGCACCTCCACCAGCTCACCAGCGGTGCCGAGCGATTCAAACTCGGCATTAAACTGGTGGACGGAGACGCGGTGACCAAAACCGGCGAGTACGACCCGGTACTGGTGGAGGACGAGCGGGCTCAGTACCGGCTGCGGCTCGGGCTGTTCACGGGCACCGCGGCGGACGCGCTCACGTCGGACACCGAGAACTATCTGCACGACAACCAGCGCTTTACCACCAGAGACCGAGACAACGACAACTACTACCAGAACTGCGCCCGGCTGGAGTTCCAGGGTGTGGCGGGCGGTGGCTGGTGGTACGACGCGTGCGCGGGCGCCAACCTGAACCGAAGGAACGTCATCTACTGGCAGAAAGACTGCAACAAAGAGCGCATGTGCAAATATGCCTGGATGATGGTGAAGCCCTCAGAGCAGCTCAAAGTCATCCGCAGCGGAGACTGTGGCAGAGACGAGCTCTGA